ATAGGCGCAGCGAAAACTATCTACGGTAGAAAGGCGTCGTACGGCGaatggtcgaagccctcgatattgCTGTGTCGCGAGGGCAGAGGTGGATATTCGATGCGATAACTGAAATACACGCGGACAAAGGCAAGAGCGGAAAGGTAGTACTGTCCGGTActgaataagtttattttacatacgaggggaggtcaaaaagttcgcggaatgagggggaagggggtcgaaattaaacacgaaactatttttccttttcaatatattctcccttaaccttaacacattttccggatctatcaaataatttgtttattccatcataaaaaaaagatttctctttgctgtcaaaataggccgaaattgcagacttgacttcttcatcatcgccaaattttcgtccacgcagttcctttttcatttttgggaacaaataataatcgctgggggccaagtctggactgtaaggcgggtggtttaatttttcgaacccgcatcggtgaatggcagccgtcgcaacatggcacgtgtggacgggtgcgttgtcgtgcaaaaggagcacacctcttgacagctttcctcttcttttttccttgatagcctctttcaatctatccagtaaagaagcgtagtaatgtcccgttatagtcacaccacgatctttataatcaatcagcaaaataccttctgtatcccaaaaaatagtggccatgatctttccggccgattgtgacaccttaaacttctttggaggaggtgtgccttttttatgccactgcatcgactcttgcttcgactcaggttcatagtggtgaacccaggtttcatctccagtaacaatccgggccataacttcttccttattctctccacagagctctaaaaactggcgagaacactcgacacgctcgcttttttgaagtggcgtgagcattcttggaacccatcttgcgctgaccttagtcatcccaagatgttgatgtaggatatttaaaatacttgtttcggatacaccgaccattgctgcaagctgcttcttcttcaagcgggtatcttctaatacaagtttctttactttttcgatgatttccggtgtggtggcctcaatgggccgtccggagcgggggtcatcttcaatcgactctcttccttgcttgaaaagactatgccacttgtaaaccatggttttaccaggggcagagtccgcgtaaactgctaacagctcttgaaaaatcgtctgagcggattttccttgcttggtgaggaacttaatgacggcgcggtgttcaattttctccatattcgctgagttcttcccgattcacttgtttgctggtcgatagttcaaacgttaatgacccgatttgcttcaaacttggtacatatactgttaatgaggtgtgcaactagcggctacctgtacgagcaaaccaaccccctccaacccctccattccgcgaactttttgacctcccctcgtatagaGAAAATGTGCGTACCGTGCGTGTTTCGATGCACAACGTTGAATTACGTAGGTTTAACGTCTACAACTTGATGTTACGTCTTCGGACATAGCTTGGAGCCGTTGAAAGTTTTgtctgtgtatgtatgtgtactatCTAATGTTAGTATTTGCATTAACTAGTGTTTGCATTTTATTTCACATTAAAAACCGCATGTAACGTGTGTGAGGTCTTGTTTAGGTTATCTTCTTTTATCGAAAGAAGTAAAAATTTGGGGACATATTTTGGGGGCATAACCCACCACCTTCCCATGGTCCTACCAACCTTTCGGTCATACGGACCTAAGGACCGAATCACGGGTGATGCGAGTGGTACTTTCTCGGGGCTTTTTCCCACCCGCACTTTTTGACACCCTACAAATTCTTGTCCTGTCCCCTGGATAAATTCTTGTGGTAACACTGTGATATTCGCACTAGGATCCACCCACTCCAGTTACGCCACAATCACTGGAGCTTATACCCCGAGCTCCTACACAGACAGAACTAATTTACAGGAATATCTAAATCAAAGCTTTGATATTCTGACATGTCCAATATTATGTTTCAATACGATCACACCAAAAGCCAGAGAGACTgtattaatattacattttgtatAGTATGATTTCAGACACACTAATGATCTGTTTCCACTATTGATGGTAAATTCCCTAATACCTGTGGTACGAATAGACTTTCTGATTATTATGTGGCACTACCATTCATTGACATTTCATAACGTTGAGAATCTTTGAATTAAGTGTCTTATTTGGTGCAACTGTTTATGCACCTTACATAGGAAAACTTACTGGTAAATTAAGTagtaataaatatgttatttaaaagtagaatattaagtgtttttttataatatactttCGCCAcaatattattgcgtatggtaAAAAATCTCCTCCGTGGATCatatcctcctaagaccgaatgttctttataaatccaaaccccattgtttaactattgtgtctggaaatctcggtcttaagaggttatAATCTAGTTAAAGTCCGCCAAGTCAGAAATAAGAAGGTTACAACCTACGTTATTTTGAGAACTTGAACCAACCCAGTTTTCACTATCGTCATAATGGTATTTCGATTGATTCAATTAAAATTTTTGGTCCCGCTATTTTGACGTTAGCAAGTTTTCGCACTTAGTCCGAAggcacaaaaaataataagtagctACCTATATAGTTACTACTAATACACCACTAGGTACTGTAGGTACTAGTGGAAAACGTTGCGCCTTAATTAAATGAAATGAGAATTTTAAGTCTCTTTCATATGAAAGCATCCAAATAagacaagttaaaaaaattactACCGTTGCGCCCTTTCAACGCTCTGTCCCGTCATTGCCCAGTTTGCTTGCTTTATTTGCGTCGAATGTATTAACGAGGACCGGTATTAATTAAACAACGATACCTACTAGTAAAGTTTCAGGTGCACAATGGTGCCATTCTATTGTTATATTATTCTAGAGCTCAAACTTATGATACAATGGAATGGCGTTATAGTACGCGCTGGAATCTAAACGTGAAATTAATATTGTTATCAAGCAGCCAACTAACATGATTTTTTGATCTTTTTACATTGGTAACTACAggttattaataaatatcaatgTGGTGATTTTACGAGCAGCGCAGAACTTATCGCTATCTGTGTTCTACATGTGCGACAATTGAATGAAAAACCTATTTATCGTACTTATAGTTTTGTGTATAAGCTACGCGTAAACGCCTGTCTGAATTGTAATTCTAAATTCATCGTTTGTAATATTTGCTAGGTGTTCAACGGCAGGCGCAGGcagcacttattgtaagtggaGTGGCGCTTGCTGTGCTTCTATTGGTGCTCATCATCGTGTGTCGGGGTAGCTTCTCATGGCGATCCCTCAAGCAGAAGTTTCAACCTGCTAAGGTGCGTATGATAGTGATGTTAATATATAAATAGTGTCTCGCTGCTAAAGGTTATGTTTAAGTAATAACTCAGTAAACCAATAGGCTGGAACCTATTTATACGGTATTAGTAATTGATAGAACCAATCTTAAGCTTCAGCCCTAGTACGAATACATTCTTCAAGATCAAGACAAGAGGGTTCCATCTAGACTGCAttaaattattgcaataatcGTAATGAAATTATCTACGTAGAACAGATTTGAAACAAAAATCTACATTTACCACCACAACaacaaaaatgtttacaaaaatattttcaatatttttttatttacttacgaaaaatgtatacctacctacgtttTAACAGAATTACCAGgtttaaaaatctaaatatcCAAATACCTACCCACTTATTAACTGTCGCTTTTTTATTTCTATGAGAGTGAAAATATCTAATAAACATAGAAAACATTCAGGTGTTTATACTTATTCCCGGCGATGTCGTGAAAACCGGCAGAgggattgtgtttttttttacatggtGAACCAATCtaagaagtaggtacctaatagagCGACTGACTTGTCTGGCTCTCTGCACCAAATGTGTCTGCAAGAAGTTACAAAAACGTTAACTTTTtatgaaataacaaaaaaataatgttaatataaTTTTCGTTTCACTAAAGCACTGTTTTCATACGAGAAACATTTCATTTAAACGATCAAAACATTATTAGGTTCACCGGCGAGCCAGCTAAGCGAGTATCATGCACgtaatatacaaatacaaatataaataaacatactcGTACTTGTATTCTACTGTAACTTACAacattgttaaaatatatattttgtgaacgaatataatatgaatatagAAATTAATATACACGTTggtattgacatcgtaacgaatattcagagggatgattcaaaccatgattctgagttactaccaagtggaattttccgtcgcaaaattaatgatagttttttaaaatagttttttattattttcaattctatacttttgcgatggaaaattccacttgatattaactcagaataatcagctgaatcattcccctcagtattccgtacgatgtcacttacaccccgaacAAGTACACAGTAGCCGTACAAGTATGTTgtgtgttaatgacatcgtaacgaatactgagggggatgattcagaccatgattctgagttgatatcaagtggaatttcccgtcagaaaaattatgaaaattttagagttttttaaattattttccgttctatacttttgcgacagaaaattccatttggtatcaacttagaattatggtctgaatcatccctcaaagatttcgttacgatgccactaacaccctgtatattaacaACGTTGCATTCCTCATTGTCAGATTTTATCGTCAACACTTGTAAAGGCTTTACATTTGATTCAGTTATTCCCAGAAAACAAGCATTGAATAATTGGAATCGGAAATTCGGAAATACCAATATGaaacattaaataagtaatgagAAACAAAAGGGCGCCGGTTTATTAGTTACAATGATGGTATGaggattataaatatatataatattgtttttgaacaaattcaaatttagttggtaacataattacactttgactTCCACAACCTTTATATAtggccgaggaaaagtagctgcaagaaaatctcGGCAAAGGGCTcaaacgttcttaaaaaaacagCATATAATACAATTCAACACATATATTTTTCTACCACATACTATCGCCGTCTATATCCTAGGTAAAAGAATTAATGTTGTCCGAAATGATTCACTGTAGGAGAAAGCATCACCTTACGGGCTTACTGGCATATTGGATCTGCTGGTGATTTCCGGAGATGCATTTCGGAATACTCTATAGAATATCAAGTGGtacttttgatttgattattaataatattcttGGACAGATATGGGCAATGGTTGCTATGCTAATACACTTCAAGGAAATTCAGTCACTGTGTTAGCACAAAAGTATCTAATTGAATAGTTTTGTATATAAACAGAATATTTCACATATATCCAATGTGAAAATGTCCAAGACTATTGCTTACTGATAATATACTATAATATACTACATAACTATAGGTATGAAGAGCAGGCGTTTTTCATCTACAAAAAACAGTACTACTTGACGCACGTATTTCTAAATATAATGCCATCGAAATTGTTTCTTTATCTACTATTGTGTATTTATTTCAGAATCGCGTGAAGCAGCACCCGACAGACTTGACGCATTACAACCCTCACGCTGAGATGCCAAAACCTAAACATGAGCTGAAACTGGAGATCAGGAACCCTGAGCCGCCCAAGCGTCAGAATCAGCCGCTGAACGTGCGAGACCTGGACACCAGGACCTCTCACACTGAGAAGAGCCAGGGAGCCACCACGCCCAAGACGATTAGCACAGCTCTCAGCAACAGACATCCAGCGGAAGACACCACGCTGGACTTCTCGTACGACAACATGGGTATGAACGTGACCCCCCCAGAGCAACCGGCTGCCAGCCACAAGTTCTGAGGTCCGGCAGTCACTTTCGGGGGTAGCTCGGTCAGGTATATACAGGTAACCCACGACATCACTACCGACACGTAAATTTCGAAATCGAAACCCAATTTTGTACGACCTTTTATTCGAATGTGCCGCCGTATCGCAgtattataataagtttaaaatcgataagattattttataggtacttatatggaAACTTtgtagtaatttaattttataatgttgttGAATATACAGCTCAAATCAAAACTGTACTTAGAAAGATGAGTCATTTATAAGTATGTGAGTTGATTAGCATTCTACTTTAGATAAATATATCACAATAATTGTAAATTTTGGtgattttacttaaatattagaTTATAAAGTTAGATGTAAAATGTTACGTATATTACTACAATTTCATCACAAAAGATGTTTGAAACCCGTTCTTTGATGCCGTGGAGTGTACTTCACAAAAAAGTCATGTAAGTATTCTTCTGTATCAACTCTGCATAGTTTTATTATTCTCCTATTGTAGAAAACATTATGCAAAATACTTAGATTAAGTTACTGTAATAACTATACGAGTacatcagggggttaaaaaggccacatcaaagcaattcataaataaataaataatctaaaaaaagcaatattgcaatttgacatttgcgcatataaaagtaagtgcgcaatgcaaactaatgtcaaatagcaatatagctattttaggtgaattgctttgatgtggcctttttaacccctcagtacGTCCTTCAATGTGCAGCTATTGTTTTGTGTAAGTACCCCATGGTTGAAATCATAAGTAtggtaaatataatattttgttataaatatcCGAATAGCccgtaggtatatttgcttgaTAATTCCATCCATTGTGTAACGTTTAATTAAAAGCAATCATCCTAGTTGCATCTATTGATGCAactactaaaattaaaaaagacttattagtctttttaataataaataatctgaTCTGAGCTTAGATGACTTTAGTAGTTGAAAATGTATTCAATCTAACGGTTTCACCTACCATACGAAATTTCAAACGTGTATTTGTAAAGTTAGGAGTGGGAGAGAcggataaaattaatatttgtgGTTATGCAAAGCTCAATGTAATCGCATTACAGTTCAAGTTAGTAGataataggtataatatacgtttagtaagtatactttatttttaGGTACCAACGCTAATTTTAGCTGTAACGTGTATTCCTAGAGCAATACTTTCAAGAGATTAGTAAATTTATTGATAAGTGTTTACGCCAGATTTTGATTAAGTTCTTAGAAAAATACAAGAAAATCCGTACTTAGAAGGCGGTCTCCATTGATTTATAATGTTgttatctatgttttttttttgtgtgtacttacctacatttttttatacCTTTCTGTTTACTCATATTTCATTGTTTTCATCAATTTGCTAATTAAaaagtcaatatattttttgcctCTAACTCGGAACAAAAATAGTAATTGAATAtgaacatattttattaaacagagcTTTGCTTGGGTTTAAGTGAACTTTcgtcataaattatttaataaaattatgttatccgaagcttaggtacttattttcattttgtataaaataaataatgcaacattatccaccttacaaataaaaaataaaccggggatgaacgtgggtttaagtatttgacatccaagcaaagttcagttgaattgtatgataattggattcaattttgcttggctgtcaaatacgtTTATccttggtttattttttatttgtaagatggtataatgtttttgtgtatttttttaagatttctAAATTCTAAATCCATACATTGTAGCTAAAAGTTTTGATAACTGAGTTAAATTATATGTAGATAGAGTTCTCAAAATCTGGCATAAATATTCACGAACATATTCAATTAGAATTTAAGACATCGTTTGTGgagttttgttaaaatttttgtagaaaaataatagttttacttgtTGCGTATCGAGTTCGACTCGggttaaaataaagaatttcaGCTTGGCTGAGgtagtttttattttgaatgtaaTGTcttatgtgtctgtctgtctgtcgtgTCTGCTATGTTATGATTGAcgatgtgtgacgtctgaactTTCGTGTTATTAATTGTCGGGTACACATTGTCGTAGCAAGTATTACATTACATAGTAAGTGCTATATTGTCACTACATTCATGTAATGGGCGTGTATTCTGAAATaggaaatatttaatttattttaagggtAAGCAGTTACAAATCAATAGCCAACTCATTATGTAAATCTTATTCAATCAATAAACACGATCCTCAAATAAGGTTTATCGTAAGTTTTCTTGAACAATATTTTCGCTCAGATTAATGTTATCTACCCACTTAGGCCTTTGACTACTTAGAAATTGCTGGAaccttacaataataaaaagcttTTATTCAGAAATATCTAAGCTTTACCaagaattattatatatttcagAATGCATTTCTCATTGTCTTTATCGTTTTGTATATCATTTGTATTCTGTGAATCCTTATGTATGTTAATGCTACTGCAATATTGGTATAATATAT
This genomic interval from Pectinophora gossypiella chromosome Z, ilPecGoss1.1, whole genome shotgun sequence contains the following:
- the LOC126380531 gene encoding protein grindelwald, encoding MWRIACVLAVVGAAFAELAFNGVRCGQLTCQLEEYCNSDTNRCAPCSGVCNKTHHNYDSGLCDKECLGYLLDLRYARRTDNSAPPADFSGVQRQAQAALIVSGVALAVLLLVLIIVCRGSFSWRSLKQKFQPAKNRVKQHPTDLTHYNPHAEMPKPKHELKLEIRNPEPPKRQNQPLNVRDLDTRTSHTEKSQGATTPKTISTALSNRHPAEDTTLDFSYDNMGMNVTPPEQPAASHKF